From the genome of Kaistella daneshvariae, one region includes:
- a CDS encoding lipoate--protein ligase translates to MLLIDSPSTNAYFNIASEEYLLTHFPTEDIFLLYVNAPSIIVGKFQNTLAEINLDYVREKNIKVVRRMSGGGTVYHDLGNLNFSFHTLLGQNDFGDFSLFTKPVLNMLNRLGVPAELKGRNDLLVDGKKFSGNAKLARHGKMIQHGTILLDSQMEVLADALKVNPLKFIDKAIKSTRSRVTNLIDYLPADTTTEQLKVWLRDEILKNNPTAEKYQLTAEDIAGIEKLQKEKYETWDWNFGFSPQYNFQKAIKIPAGFIEIHLDVVHGMIEKAKIFGDFFASQPIEELEDLLIGKKHEIAEIENLLKSIDLTAYFGKVSVEEIRELFV, encoded by the coding sequence ATGCTGCTCATCGATTCACCCTCTACGAATGCTTATTTTAACATCGCTTCTGAAGAATACCTGCTTACCCATTTTCCGACCGAAGATATTTTTTTGCTTTATGTAAACGCGCCCTCGATTATCGTTGGGAAATTTCAGAACACTTTAGCGGAAATCAACCTGGATTACGTGCGGGAGAAAAATATCAAAGTAGTGCGGCGTATGTCCGGTGGCGGCACGGTGTACCACGATTTGGGGAATCTTAATTTTTCTTTCCATACGCTTTTAGGCCAGAATGATTTTGGTGATTTTTCCCTCTTTACGAAACCCGTTCTTAACATGCTGAACCGGTTGGGCGTGCCCGCCGAGCTGAAAGGAAGAAACGACCTGCTTGTTGACGGAAAGAAATTCAGCGGCAATGCAAAACTTGCGCGACACGGAAAAATGATTCAGCATGGCACTATTCTGCTGGATTCTCAAATGGAAGTTTTAGCGGACGCGCTTAAAGTGAATCCCTTGAAATTTATTGATAAAGCCATCAAATCTACGCGCTCGCGCGTGACCAACCTCATCGATTACCTCCCCGCGGACACCACCACGGAGCAGCTGAAAGTATGGTTGCGCGACGAAATCTTAAAAAATAACCCAACCGCTGAAAAATACCAGTTAACCGCCGAAGATATTGCGGGAATTGAAAAACTTCAGAAAGAAAAATACGAGACCTGGGACTGGAATTTTGGTTTTTCACCGCAGTATAACTTTCAAAAAGCCATCAAGATTCCCGCGGGATTTATTGAAATACACCTCGATGTGGTGCACGGCATGATCGAAAAAGCAAAAATTTTCGGTGATTTTTTCGCCTCGCAACCCATTGAGGAACTGGAAGATTTGCTCATCGGTAAAAAGCACGAAATTGCAGAAATCGAAAATCTGCTAAAAAGCATCGATTTAACGGCATATTTTGGTAAAGTAAGCGTGGAAGAAATTAGGGAATTATTTGTGTGA
- a CDS encoding nucleotidyltransferase substrate binding protein yields the protein MEDIRWEQRFNNYRKALKSLRDNITYIKGEQGWKTEEDIENVLMETRDILKQGLIQSFEYTHELAWKVMKDYAEYQGNTEIKGSRDAVKYAAQVELVNNGHVWMEMMQSRNSTSHTYNESTANEIVKFILMEYEKEFVQFETKMKDLSDGASGNLAE from the coding sequence ATGGAAGACATTCGTTGGGAACAAAGGTTCAATAATTACAGAAAAGCCCTAAAAAGTCTAAGGGATAATATCACCTATATAAAAGGCGAACAAGGTTGGAAAACTGAGGAGGACATCGAAAATGTTCTTATGGAAACGCGAGATATTCTAAAACAAGGTCTTATACAAAGTTTCGAATATACACATGAATTAGCTTGGAAGGTGATGAAAGATTATGCTGAATATCAGGGAAATACAGAAATAAAAGGAAGCCGCGATGCAGTGAAATACGCAGCACAGGTTGAACTTGTAAACAACGGTCACGTCTGGATGGAAATGATGCAAAGCCGAAACAGCACATCCCATACTTATAACGAGAGTACAGCCAATGAAATTGTTAAGTTTATTCTTATGGAATACGAGAAAGAATTTGTTCAATTTGAAACCAAAATGAAAGATCTTAGTGATGGAGCATCAGGAAATCTGGCTGAATGA
- a CDS encoding nucleotidyltransferase domain-containing protein, translated as MEHQEIWLNEEKFGLSKKEILKINSVFEKFPQVQKVVIFGSRVKGNYKKYSDIDLTLIGENISQKTLYNIQLSLDDLYLPYVFDINIKEKITNSEFVDHIDRVGLVFYQNNQ; from the coding sequence ATGGAGCATCAGGAAATCTGGCTGAATGAGGAAAAGTTTGGACTGTCTAAAAAAGAAATCCTAAAAATAAACAGTGTATTTGAGAAGTTTCCTCAGGTACAGAAGGTGGTTATATTTGGATCCCGGGTAAAAGGAAATTACAAAAAATATTCTGATATTGACCTTACCTTAATTGGGGAAAATATTTCTCAGAAAACCTTGTATAACATCCAGCTAAGTTTAGATGACCTGTATCTCCCCTATGTTTTTGATATCAATATCAAGGAAAAAATTACAAATTCAGAATTTGTTGATCATATTGATCGGGTAGGATTGGTTTTTTATCAAAATAATCAATAA
- a CDS encoding XRE family transcriptional regulator has protein sequence MSVFSDNIRVLRDRKNISQQKLADDLSITRSRYVKYEDGTSEPPLELLIRISKYFQVSIDLLLGVDIRKYPLDNLLNLPDNRILFPVAVDEKGENKIEIVPQKAQMGYLAGYTDPEYIESLQTLSLPFLRNGKYRAFPAGGDSMPPYTDGTFIVGRYVESREHLKAGKTYIFITAEGIVYKRYAKQNRNGTLVRSDNTFYGPYEISWEEVREIWEFACSINTKELPFNETVHPEIKGLVLGIKKDIRKLNEKISTIAP, from the coding sequence ATGTCAGTTTTTTCAGATAACATCAGGGTTTTAAGAGACAGGAAAAATATTTCACAGCAGAAGCTGGCCGATGATCTTTCGATTACCAGAAGCCGTTACGTGAAGTATGAAGATGGAACTTCCGAGCCGCCGCTGGAGTTGCTAATTCGTATTTCGAAATATTTTCAGGTCAGCATTGATTTGTTGTTGGGAGTAGACATCAGAAAATATCCATTGGACAATCTGCTTAATCTGCCTGATAACCGCATCCTCTTCCCGGTGGCCGTTGATGAGAAAGGGGAAAATAAAATAGAAATCGTTCCCCAGAAAGCTCAGATGGGCTATTTGGCTGGTTATACTGATCCCGAATACATTGAGAGTCTGCAAACACTTTCTCTTCCGTTTCTGCGCAACGGCAAATACCGCGCGTTTCCCGCCGGTGGCGATTCGATGCCACCGTATACCGACGGTACGTTTATCGTGGGCAGATATGTTGAAAGCCGTGAACATCTGAAAGCGGGAAAAACCTATATTTTTATTACCGCCGAAGGAATTGTTTATAAGCGTTATGCAAAACAGAACAGGAATGGCACCCTGGTGCGGTCGGACAATACTTTCTACGGACCCTATGAGATCAGTTGGGAAGAAGTGCGGGAAATTTGGGAGTTTGCCTGTAGCATCAACACCAAGGAACTGCCGTTTAACGAAACCGTACATCCCGAGATAAAAGGACTGGTGTTGGGTATTAAAAAAGACATCCGGAAACTGAATGAAAAAATCTCTACGATTGCGCCGTAG
- the dinB gene encoding DNA polymerase IV, whose product MNRTIAHMDLDTFFVSCIRLLDNKLEGMPVIVGGGERGVVAGCSYEARKFGVHSAMPMKMALRLCPDAKVIKGDYEMFSSKSQAVTQIIQERVPLIEKASIDEFYLDLSGMDKFFGCYKWTTEIAASVTKETGLPISFALSTNKTVSKIGTGESKPLGRLQIKSPEVKPFLNPLSIRKIPMVGNVTFQLLSRIGVRTIKTLSEMPVDVLQQMIGKNGTELWKKANGIDDSPVIPYAERKSVSKEHTFNEDTIDIVNMHSLISGMVEDLAFQLREQQLLTSVVTLKIRYANFDTETRQCRISHTAADHTLLKYALELFAKLYTRRMRLRLIGVKFSGLVHGQHQMNLFEDTEELMNLYQSMDRIKRRFGSKAVCRASGMAE is encoded by the coding sequence ATGAACAGAACAATTGCACATATGGACCTGGACACCTTTTTTGTGTCATGCATCCGTTTGCTGGATAATAAGCTGGAAGGCATGCCGGTAATTGTCGGCGGCGGAGAACGTGGGGTTGTGGCGGGCTGTTCCTATGAAGCCAGAAAATTTGGAGTCCACTCAGCAATGCCCATGAAAATGGCCTTAAGACTTTGCCCGGACGCAAAAGTGATTAAAGGCGATTATGAAATGTTTTCCAGTAAATCTCAGGCGGTTACCCAAATTATTCAGGAAAGAGTGCCGCTGATAGAGAAAGCCAGCATTGATGAATTTTATCTTGACCTTTCTGGAATGGATAAATTTTTCGGCTGTTACAAATGGACGACTGAAATCGCTGCCAGCGTCACCAAAGAAACCGGATTGCCGATTTCCTTTGCTCTCTCCACCAATAAAACCGTTTCCAAGATCGGAACCGGCGAGTCTAAACCTTTGGGAAGACTCCAAATTAAAAGCCCTGAGGTAAAACCCTTCCTGAATCCTTTATCCATAAGAAAAATTCCGATGGTAGGAAATGTCACTTTCCAATTGCTCTCACGGATTGGCGTGCGGACGATCAAAACCCTATCCGAAATGCCGGTAGATGTGCTGCAGCAGATGATCGGCAAGAACGGCACCGAACTCTGGAAAAAAGCCAACGGAATTGACGACTCCCCTGTGATTCCGTATGCCGAACGTAAATCTGTTTCAAAAGAACACACTTTCAATGAAGACACCATTGACATAGTGAATATGCACAGTCTGATTTCAGGAATGGTGGAAGATCTGGCTTTCCAGCTCCGGGAACAGCAACTCCTCACGTCAGTTGTTACCCTGAAAATCCGCTACGCCAACTTCGATACCGAAACCAGGCAGTGCCGTATCTCACATACAGCGGCAGACCACACGCTGCTGAAGTATGCCCTGGAACTTTTTGCCAAACTCTACACGCGGAGAATGCGCCTCAGGCTGATCGGCGTAAAATTCTCCGGCCTTGTACACGGCCAGCACCAAATGAACCTGTTTGAAGATACAGAAGAGCTCATGAATCTTTACCAGAGTATGGACCGGATTAAACGCAGATTCGGAAGTAAGGCGGTCTGCCGCGCCTCCGGAATGGCAGAATAA
- a CDS encoding DNA polymerase III subunit alpha, translating to MFLNCHSFHSLRYGTLSIEDLVEKAAELGITTLTLTDINTVTGIYEFYKLCRSHLIKPIVGVDIRADNRQLYVALAKNPAGIAEINKMITDSNCDGIPVPEQNPHLENTFIVYPLENTPETLSETEFIGVRPEEVSFLVQKRWKNLLHKMVVFQPITFSGKREYNLHRILRAIDRNTLVSKLDEKDICQKSEFLKPPSEVLKPFRNYPQIIENTQKIIDECDFHFKFQTPRNKKHFTASKESDQQLLRKLAYEGFEKRYPDHHEAARKRMEKELKVIGELNFCGYFLITWDIVQYSITRGFMHVGRGSGANSIVSYCLGITDICPLELDLYFERFLNLNRNTPPDFDIDWSWKERDEILQYIFEKYGRDHVAFCGTNVEFKYRSIFREVGKAFGLPKEELDVLAKNPVETHDDNKIVKLVQKYGRLLEKFPNQRSMHSCGILISEEPLTTYTALEMPPKGFPIVQFDMHTAEEIGLEKFDILSQRGLGTIEGAVQLIRKNRGVEVNIRDTAISKDEKTANEYLAQGKTLGCFYIESPAMRGLLRRLKCNNYKTLVAASSIIRPGVAQSGMMREYIFRHNNPGKFEYFHQVFEQHLGETYGIMVYQEDVIKIALHYGGVSADDGDILRRAMSGKSRSLKKLQEVKNHFFECAKKQGHPEKLSAEVYRQIESFAGYSFCKAHSASYAVESYQSLYLKVHYPIEFMVAAINNGGGFYRTEVYVHECRMAGGKIQNPCINRSVVETTVYGEEVFLGLMHIEKLESRMAQHICSERSTYGDFTSLENFIRRIPVGAETLQTLIFVGAFRFTGKPKNELLIEARLHLNGCKPQYRLQSFFEEDLNTNYQLPQLKRDPFEDAFDEIEILGFAVSCSPFDLLQTKYRGSVMAKDLLKFHKKQVKMMAYLISRKHVPTKKGTMFFGTWIDAEGEFFDTAHFPDNLQKYPFKGGGCYLLLGMVEVDFHFPTITVLMMAKMPFIPDPRYALDKEKSYEVHRKISEDVSMTWRAPYPQEHEIGLPRFKMKE from the coding sequence ATGTTCCTCAACTGTCACTCTTTTCACAGTCTGCGCTATGGCACCCTTTCTATTGAAGATCTGGTGGAAAAGGCTGCAGAACTCGGTATTACCACGCTGACACTTACAGATATTAATACGGTGACCGGCATTTACGAATTCTACAAACTCTGCCGGTCACATCTTATAAAACCCATCGTCGGGGTAGATATCCGCGCTGATAACCGGCAACTGTATGTTGCCCTTGCAAAAAATCCGGCTGGAATTGCCGAGATTAACAAAATGATCACGGATTCTAACTGTGACGGCATTCCGGTGCCGGAGCAGAATCCCCACCTGGAAAATACTTTTATCGTTTACCCATTAGAAAACACTCCGGAAACCTTAAGCGAAACGGAATTTATCGGCGTTCGGCCGGAAGAAGTGAGTTTTTTGGTTCAAAAAAGGTGGAAAAACCTGCTGCACAAAATGGTAGTTTTTCAGCCCATCACATTTTCCGGGAAGCGCGAATATAATTTACACAGAATCTTAAGGGCGATCGACCGCAATACCTTGGTTTCCAAACTTGATGAAAAAGACATCTGTCAAAAATCCGAATTTCTAAAGCCTCCTTCCGAGGTTTTGAAACCGTTCAGAAATTACCCGCAGATTATTGAAAACACGCAGAAAATAATAGATGAATGCGATTTCCATTTTAAATTTCAAACGCCGAGAAATAAAAAACATTTCACCGCAAGTAAGGAATCCGACCAGCAACTGCTGCGAAAACTGGCTTATGAAGGTTTTGAAAAACGTTATCCGGATCATCATGAAGCAGCACGAAAACGCATGGAAAAAGAGCTGAAAGTTATCGGGGAACTGAATTTCTGCGGCTACTTTCTCATTACCTGGGACATTGTTCAATACAGCATTACCCGAGGTTTTATGCACGTTGGCAGAGGTTCGGGGGCAAATTCCATTGTGAGCTACTGCCTGGGGATCACCGACATTTGCCCTCTGGAACTCGATCTGTATTTTGAAAGGTTTCTCAATCTGAACCGCAATACGCCGCCCGATTTCGATATCGACTGGAGCTGGAAAGAGCGCGACGAAATCTTACAGTATATTTTTGAAAAATACGGCAGAGATCATGTGGCTTTTTGCGGAACCAATGTGGAGTTTAAATACCGCTCCATCTTCCGTGAGGTCGGGAAAGCCTTCGGCCTGCCCAAAGAAGAACTCGATGTCTTGGCGAAGAATCCCGTTGAAACACATGATGACAATAAAATAGTGAAACTCGTGCAGAAATACGGCCGGCTTCTGGAAAAGTTCCCCAACCAAAGAAGCATGCATTCCTGCGGAATTTTGATTTCCGAAGAACCGCTTACCACCTACACCGCGCTGGAAATGCCGCCAAAGGGTTTCCCCATCGTGCAGTTCGACATGCATACGGCTGAAGAAATAGGGCTGGAAAAATTTGATATTCTTTCCCAGCGGGGCCTTGGGACGATTGAGGGCGCCGTGCAGCTCATCAGAAAAAACCGGGGAGTTGAAGTGAACATCCGTGATACTGCTATCTCCAAAGATGAAAAAACCGCCAATGAATATCTTGCGCAAGGTAAAACGCTGGGTTGTTTTTATATAGAATCTCCGGCGATGCGCGGACTGTTGCGCCGCCTGAAATGCAACAATTACAAAACCCTGGTCGCAGCCTCCTCAATCATTCGCCCTGGCGTTGCGCAAAGCGGAATGATGCGCGAATATATTTTCCGGCACAATAATCCGGGAAAATTTGAATATTTCCATCAGGTTTTCGAGCAGCATTTAGGCGAAACCTACGGTATTATGGTGTATCAGGAGGATGTGATTAAAATCGCACTCCACTACGGTGGGGTTTCCGCAGACGACGGCGACATTCTGCGCCGTGCGATGAGCGGAAAAAGCCGCTCACTTAAAAAGCTGCAGGAAGTAAAAAACCATTTTTTTGAATGCGCGAAAAAACAGGGACATCCTGAGAAACTTTCGGCAGAAGTCTACAGGCAGATCGAGAGCTTTGCAGGATATTCCTTCTGTAAAGCCCACTCCGCGAGTTACGCGGTGGAAAGCTACCAGAGTTTATATTTAAAGGTGCACTACCCGATTGAATTTATGGTGGCGGCCATTAACAACGGCGGTGGCTTCTACCGCACAGAGGTTTATGTACACGAATGCCGCATGGCGGGTGGAAAAATCCAAAACCCCTGTATAAACCGGAGTGTAGTTGAAACCACAGTGTACGGTGAAGAGGTCTTTTTGGGGTTGATGCATATCGAAAAGCTGGAAAGCCGCATGGCGCAGCACATTTGCTCCGAACGCAGTACATATGGGGATTTCACCTCGCTTGAAAATTTTATCAGGCGTATTCCGGTGGGAGCCGAAACACTGCAGACACTGATCTTCGTGGGCGCTTTCCGCTTTACCGGTAAACCCAAGAATGAGCTGCTCATCGAAGCCCGCCTGCACCTTAACGGTTGTAAACCGCAATACCGGCTGCAGTCTTTTTTTGAAGAAGACCTGAACACAAACTATCAGCTGCCACAGCTTAAGCGCGACCCTTTTGAGGATGCTTTTGATGAAATTGAGATCCTGGGATTTGCCGTCTCCTGCAGCCCCTTCGACCTTCTTCAGACCAAATACCGCGGCTCGGTCATGGCGAAAGACCTGCTAAAATTCCACAAAAAGCAGGTAAAAATGATGGCCTATCTGATCTCCAGAAAGCATGTCCCTACAAAGAAAGGAACCATGTTTTTCGGAACATGGATTGATGCTGAAGGTGAATTTTTCGATACCGCCCACTTCCCCGACAACCTGCAGAAATACCCCTTTAAAGGTGGCGGCTGCTACCTGCTGCTGGGCATGGTAGAGGTAGACTTTCATTTCCCTACGATAACCGTTTTAATGATGGCAAAAATGCCTTTTATTCCGGATCCGCGCTACGCCCTGGATAAAGAAAAATCTTACGAGGTCCACCGGAAGATCAGTGAAGATGTGAGCATGACATGGCGTGCGCCCTATCCGCAGGAGCATGAAATCGGTTTGCCAAGGTTTAAGATGAAAGAGTGA
- a CDS encoding SPFH domain-containing protein translates to MSLTTLLLLLIGVITFIGVLTKKLDILTYGPPDKNGKQTPNGFKWKPATFIFLACLAAMVQPMNYEVISVGHKGLLINLLGDKRGVSYTEEVSGVVFYNKYTQEIQEIPLDQRHIEYPESIIVAKGGFPCPIKPSFNYSVKESTAADMFTNLRSTYKKGGLEAIQEGWLNNAIIGAINDVANRHSIDYLFNNRETYEAEILSEVNKRIGKWFLVSQLKTNIQPPKAIRQSIEDKATADADAIKAEAQARVAQADAQRKIQLAKGDSASIVIRAQADAKAISLKQQEITPTYVEYQRVLKWDGVMPATMLGDGSGTLLNVGK, encoded by the coding sequence ATGTCTTTAACCACTTTACTTCTTTTACTGATCGGCGTAATCACCTTTATTGGCGTGCTCACCAAGAAACTTGACATTCTAACATACGGTCCGCCTGACAAAAACGGCAAACAGACACCCAATGGCTTCAAATGGAAACCTGCCACTTTTATCTTCCTCGCCTGCCTCGCTGCGATGGTGCAACCGATGAATTACGAGGTCATCAGCGTGGGTCACAAGGGTTTGCTCATTAATCTCCTCGGCGACAAGCGTGGCGTTTCCTATACCGAAGAAGTGTCGGGTGTTGTTTTCTATAACAAATACACGCAGGAAATCCAGGAGATTCCACTGGATCAGAGGCATATTGAATATCCCGAATCGATCATCGTGGCTAAGGGTGGTTTTCCGTGCCCGATCAAACCATCGTTTAACTATTCTGTGAAAGAATCCACGGCGGCCGATATGTTTACGAACCTACGTTCCACTTATAAAAAAGGTGGCCTCGAGGCCATTCAGGAAGGCTGGCTGAATAATGCCATTATCGGTGCGATCAATGATGTGGCGAACCGCCATTCAATCGATTACCTCTTCAACAACCGGGAGACCTATGAAGCCGAAATCCTGTCTGAAGTTAATAAACGCATCGGCAAATGGTTTCTCGTATCGCAGCTTAAGACCAATATTCAGCCGCCAAAAGCGATCCGCCAGTCAATTGAAGACAAAGCCACGGCGGATGCTGACGCCATCAAAGCCGAAGCACAGGCACGTGTAGCGCAGGCTGATGCGCAGCGAAAAATTCAGCTGGCGAAAGGAGACTCAGCATCGATCGTGATCCGCGCACAGGCCGATGCGAAAGCGATCAGTCTGAAGCAGCAGGAAATCACACCTACTTACGTCGAATACCAGCGCGTACTGAAATGGGATGGCGTAATGCCCGCGACAATGCTCGGTGACGGAAGCGGCACGTTGTTGAATGTAGGAAAATAG
- a CDS encoding Fic family protein, whose translation MIEQAPLIEETDQTIPLMVKFQMNGNLQKIQDEYLYWDKIKYKAKDCTPIELWSAVKLFRFLRRKDLKFHSFNFHFVITDFIQKALHQFDMHIGGTLGSNIGIAETDKTKFIISSIMEEAISSSQMEGANTTRKKAKEMIQQEKTPKNKSEQMILNNFITMKYIVQQKNEDLTPDHLLYIHKLITANTLDDREDEGEFRENDEVHVVNHVNSEIVYTPPLQSDLKKLIDDLCLFFNTEGEEFIHPIIKGCIIHFMIGWIHPFTDGNGRTARAVFYWYMLKKGYWLTEYLSISRIIKDSKTQYEKAYLYSEIDENDLTYFITYHIKTMEKAFEALKEYINRKQKEVFQAAKFMRIPGVNDRMAQILKIIHDDPDRILNTKEMESRFNVSNFTARTDLKSLVELGFLEIIQVNKQKQNFVKSSTFEKTLKRYKL comes from the coding sequence ATGATTGAACAGGCACCACTAATTGAAGAAACAGACCAAACGATACCACTCATGGTTAAGTTTCAGATGAATGGAAATCTACAGAAAATACAGGATGAATATTTGTACTGGGACAAAATAAAATATAAAGCTAAAGACTGTACTCCTATAGAACTGTGGAGTGCAGTAAAGCTATTTCGGTTTCTGAGAAGAAAAGACCTTAAATTTCATTCATTTAATTTTCATTTTGTAATAACAGATTTTATTCAAAAAGCCCTGCATCAGTTTGATATGCATATTGGTGGAACACTAGGAAGTAATATCGGAATTGCTGAAACTGATAAAACTAAGTTTATTATTAGTTCTATCATGGAAGAGGCTATTTCCAGTAGCCAGATGGAAGGTGCTAATACTACCAGAAAAAAGGCTAAGGAAATGATTCAGCAAGAGAAAACGCCTAAAAACAAATCTGAGCAAATGATTTTGAACAATTTCATTACCATGAAATATATTGTTCAACAAAAAAATGAAGATCTGACACCAGACCATTTATTATACATTCATAAACTAATAACCGCTAATACATTAGATGATAGAGAAGATGAAGGGGAATTTAGGGAAAACGATGAAGTGCATGTAGTAAATCACGTGAATAGTGAGATTGTATATACCCCACCATTACAATCTGACCTTAAGAAACTCATAGATGACCTGTGTTTGTTTTTTAATACTGAGGGCGAAGAATTTATTCACCCAATCATTAAAGGTTGTATTATACATTTTATGATTGGGTGGATACATCCTTTTACAGACGGAAACGGGCGTACTGCAAGGGCTGTTTTTTATTGGTATATGCTCAAAAAAGGATATTGGTTAACGGAATACCTGTCTATTTCAAGAATTATAAAAGATTCCAAGACCCAATATGAAAAAGCATACCTCTATTCGGAAATAGATGAAAATGATTTGACTTACTTCATTACCTATCATATTAAAACGATGGAAAAGGCATTTGAAGCACTGAAAGAGTATATCAACCGAAAACAGAAGGAAGTATTCCAGGCTGCGAAGTTCATGAGAATACCGGGTGTTAATGATAGAATGGCACAAATATTAAAAATAATCCACGATGACCCAGATCGAATTCTAAATACAAAAGAAATGGAATCAAGATTCAATGTGTCAAACTTTACTGCAAGAACAGATTTAAAATCATTAGTAGAGTTAGGTTTTTTAGAAATAATCCAAGTCAACAAGCAAAAACAAAACTTTGTAAAATCTTCGACTTTTGAAAAAACACTTAAAAGATATAAATTGTAA
- a CDS encoding lipopolysaccharide core heptose(II) kinase RfaY: MIGQKIKLKSDDYEFIKIIAGPNRPNANVYLCKNNQGQTFIAKHFYNHHPMADIGRNRYNHYGRRRDGSNRVFNEIKSNNSQFPFLVKHIDRVKYQGKWIIIQEYVEGVTLTEYIKSNYSKNPVNVLLAIENFAKELKNWHDNQFAHGDPHLDNVIIENKTMNIKLIDYCQIHHPSFHYCIKYDCYNSDKNKRIKQDLHASSSKLGKGFRQGLLELDSLLHTNYEFINQFDKNYI, from the coding sequence ATGATAGGACAAAAAATTAAATTAAAGTCTGATGATTACGAATTTATAAAGATAATAGCTGGTCCTAATAGACCTAATGCAAACGTATATTTATGTAAAAATAATCAAGGGCAAACATTTATAGCAAAACATTTTTACAATCATCATCCAATGGCAGATATTGGAAGAAATAGATATAACCATTATGGAAGAAGAAGAGATGGGAGTAACAGAGTTTTTAATGAAATTAAATCCAATAATAGTCAATTTCCATTTCTAGTAAAACATATCGATAGAGTTAAATATCAAGGTAAATGGATTATTATTCAAGAATATGTTGAAGGAGTTACTCTTACTGAATATATTAAATCTAATTATTCAAAAAATCCTGTAAATGTTTTATTAGCCATAGAAAATTTTGCTAAGGAATTAAAAAATTGGCATGATAACCAATTCGCCCATGGCGATCCACATCTAGATAATGTAATTATTGAAAATAAGACGATGAATATTAAACTGATTGACTATTGTCAAATACACCATCCTTCTTTTCACTATTGTATCAAATATGATTGTTATAATTCTGATAAAAATAAAAGAATAAAACAAGATTTACATGCAAGCTCAAGTAAACTTGGAAAAGGATTTAGACAAGGTTTGCTAGAGCTTGATTCATTACTTCATACCAACTATGAATTTATAAATCAGTTTGACAAAAACTACATATAA
- a CDS encoding REP-associated tyrosine transposase, whose protein sequence is MKAGYVIRDQEKPHFITCTVVDWVDIFTRKIYRDIIVNSLNFCIRNKGMLLYGYVIMSNHIHLIVQSKDGKLSDLIRDFKKFTAKEIIKHLQIERESRRDWMLEQFAKATEPHSRNKNFQVWQYGNHSEEIFTLKFMWDKLNYIHLNPVRAGIVEKAKHYLYSSASNYACGKGLIELEIAENPVTDVLGKNEFWKYNNYEE, encoded by the coding sequence ATGAAAGCCGGGTACGTTATTAGAGACCAAGAAAAACCACATTTCATCACTTGTACTGTTGTGGACTGGGTCGATATTTTTACCCGAAAAATCTATCGGGATATTATTGTTAATTCTTTAAATTTCTGCATCAGAAACAAAGGAATGCTATTGTATGGATATGTAATTATGAGCAATCATATTCATTTAATTGTGCAAAGCAAAGACGGTAAGCTGTCAGACCTTATCCGCGACTTTAAAAAATTTACAGCCAAAGAAATTATTAAACATTTACAAATTGAACGCGAAAGCAGGCGTGACTGGATGTTAGAACAATTTGCAAAAGCTACCGAACCTCATTCAAGAAATAAAAATTTTCAGGTGTGGCAATACGGTAATCATTCTGAAGAAATTTTCACTTTGAAATTTATGTGGGATAAGCTCAATTATATCCATCTTAATCCAGTGCGCGCAGGAATTGTGGAAAAGGCAAAACATTATTTATATTCTTCTGCCTCAAATTATGCTTGTGGCAAAGGATTAATTGAACTCGAAATTGCAGAAAATCCGGTTACTGATGTTTTAGGAAAGAATGAATTTTGGAAATATAATAATTATGAAGAGTGA
- a CDS encoding helix-turn-helix domain-containing protein, which produces MYKWSADELKYQIGKLFQLYRLRNKLSQLQLGHELNLSANHIGRIERAETNPTVEIVLEYCNFFLIDISILFVKLTDRQLDDIEKEINNLKIENKNQSKKS; this is translated from the coding sequence ATGTATAAATGGTCTGCAGATGAACTAAAATATCAGATTGGAAAGCTTTTCCAATTATATAGACTTCGCAACAAGTTGTCACAACTGCAACTCGGTCATGAGTTAAATCTTTCAGCAAATCATATTGGCAGAATCGAAAGAGCTGAGACAAACCCCACAGTAGAAATAGTACTTGAATACTGTAACTTTTTTCTTATAGATATTTCTATACTTTTTGTAAAATTGACTGATAGACAATTAGATGATATTGAAAAAGAAATTAATAACCTAAAGATCGAAAATAAAAACCAAAGTAAAAAGTCCTGA